In one window of Tenacibaculum mesophilum DNA:
- a CDS encoding NifU family protein, giving the protein MSSIKINIQETNNETILKFVSNKILVNGGSYEYNNIDEAKNSPLAQQLFYLPFVKKVLVTANFIAIQRYDIVEWSDVEEEVREQIEAYIQDGNSVVKEETTKKDAVEVYAEVTPNPAVMKFGTNKALTQTDVEYTNIEEASKSSPLAQALFSFPFVKEIFISENYISITKYDMIDWNEVYQEVRTFIRSYIQEGKKIISELPKQQTKQNVEVPKENLTDTEAKIVDILDEYIKPAVASDGGNIAFQAYDANSKRVSVILQGACSGCPSSTVTLKNGIETMLKEMLPNQINEVVAING; this is encoded by the coding sequence ATGAGTTCAATAAAAATAAACATACAAGAAACTAATAACGAAACCATTCTAAAATTTGTTAGTAACAAAATATTAGTAAACGGTGGTAGTTATGAATATAATAATATAGACGAGGCTAAAAACTCTCCGTTAGCACAACAGCTATTTTATCTTCCTTTTGTAAAGAAGGTATTAGTTACAGCTAACTTCATTGCTATTCAACGATACGATATTGTTGAATGGAGCGATGTTGAAGAAGAGGTTCGCGAGCAAATAGAAGCTTACATCCAAGATGGTAATTCTGTAGTAAAAGAAGAAACTACCAAAAAAGATGCTGTTGAAGTATATGCTGAAGTTACACCAAACCCTGCTGTAATGAAATTCGGAACCAACAAAGCTTTAACACAAACTGATGTTGAGTATACAAATATTGAAGAAGCAAGCAAATCTTCTCCTTTAGCACAAGCATTATTTAGTTTTCCTTTTGTAAAAGAGATTTTTATTTCTGAAAACTACATTTCAATCACCAAATACGACATGATTGATTGGAATGAAGTATACCAAGAAGTACGTACTTTTATTCGTAGTTATATACAGGAAGGCAAAAAAATTATATCTGAATTACCAAAACAGCAAACTAAGCAAAACGTTGAAGTTCCTAAAGAGAATTTAACTGATACTGAAGCTAAAATTGTTGATATTTTGGATGAATATATAAAGCCTGCCGTAGCCTCTGATGGTGGTAATATTGCTTTTCAAGCATATGATGCTAATAGCAAAAGAGTAAGCGTTATTTTACAAGGAGCTTGTAGTGGCTGTCCATCATCAACAGTAACATTAAAAAACGGTATTGAAACTATGCTTAAAGAAATGTTACCTAATCAAATTAATGAAGTAGTTGCCATTAATGGGTAA
- the ubiE gene encoding bifunctional demethylmenaquinone methyltransferase/2-methoxy-6-polyprenyl-1,4-benzoquinol methylase UbiE has product MSEKIKPYKDSELGKKEQVAQMFDNISEDYDGLNRVISLGIDVSWRKKVVKLVGENKPQQILDIATGTGDLALMMSKLNPERIVGLDISEGMLQVGRHKIAKADLSNKIKMIVGDSENIPFPDNTFDAITVSFGVRNFENLDKGLTEILRVLKPGGKFVVLETSNPTKFPFKQGYKLYTNYILPIIGKLFSKDKVAYSYLSKTANSFPFGKAFNNILQKNGFKNAKNIPVTFGVASIYTALK; this is encoded by the coding sequence ATGTCTGAAAAGATTAAACCATATAAAGATTCTGAATTAGGAAAGAAAGAGCAAGTAGCTCAAATGTTTGACAATATTTCTGAAGATTACGACGGCTTAAACCGTGTAATTTCTTTAGGAATTGATGTTAGCTGGCGTAAAAAAGTGGTAAAATTAGTAGGAGAAAATAAACCTCAACAAATTTTAGATATTGCTACTGGTACAGGTGATTTAGCCTTAATGATGTCTAAATTAAACCCTGAAAGAATTGTAGGGTTAGATATTTCTGAAGGAATGCTACAAGTAGGAAGACATAAAATAGCCAAGGCTGATTTATCTAATAAAATTAAAATGATTGTTGGAGATAGTGAAAACATTCCTTTTCCTGATAATACCTTTGATGCAATTACTGTTTCTTTTGGTGTTAGAAACTTTGAAAACTTAGATAAAGGCTTAACCGAAATATTACGTGTATTAAAACCTGGAGGTAAGTTTGTTGTATTAGAAACCTCAAATCCAACCAAGTTTCCTTTCAAACAAGGATATAAATTGTATACTAATTATATTTTACCTATTATTGGTAAACTCTTTTCAAAAGATAAGGTTGCTTACTCTTATTTATCAAAAACAGCAAATTCCTTCCCTTTTGGAAAGGCTTTCAACAATATTTTACAAAAAAACGGGTTTAAGAATGCAAAGAATATACCTGTAACGTTTGGTGTTGCATCAATTTATACCGCTTTAAAATAA